Proteins encoded by one window of Epinephelus moara isolate mb chromosome 18, YSFRI_EMoa_1.0, whole genome shotgun sequence:
- the LOC126405288 gene encoding neurogenic differentiation factor 2-like, with translation MLTRLFSDPSLLPDVQKYSGWPEDSEDEDAKIKDEDADTQDDMDGSDLRGDSRTHSEHAGEDDDDDEPEEEDDGEDTEGDRPKKRGPKKRKMTPARIERSRLRRVKANARERTRMHDLNSALDNLRKVVPCYSKTQKLSKIETLRLAKNYIWALSEILRSGKRPDLVSYVQTLCKGLSQPTTNLVAGCLQLNSRNFLTEQQCQDGGRYGSGSFSMHSYPYQCARLSSPHCQPGSNSHPLRTHGYCSAYDSLYGGSGSPEYNSPEYEGPLSPPLCVNGNFSLKHQGSASPDNEKGYHYSMHYSSLPGSRPTGPHNLVFGSSGARSGIHSENVLPYHDMHLHHERAPVYDELNAFFHN, from the coding sequence atGTTGACGAGGCTTTTCAGTGACCCCTCGCTGCTTCCCGATGTGCAGAAATACTCGGGCTGGCCGGAGGACAGCGAGGACGAGGACGCCAAGATCAAAGATGAGGATGCGGACACCCAGGACGACATGGACGGATCTGATCTGAGAGGAGACAGCCGGACGCACTCCGAGCACGCCGGGGAAGACGACGATGACGACGAGCCTGAGGAAGAGGACGACGGAGAggacacagagggagacaggCCCAAGAAAAGGGGCCCCAAGAAGCGCAAAATGACCCCGGCCCGCATCGAGCGCTCCAGGTTGCGGCGGGTAAAGGCCAACGCGCGGGAGCGGACCCGCATGCACGACCTGAACTCTGCGCTCGACAATCTGCGTAAAGTGGTTCCCTGCTACTCCAAAACGCAAAAACTTTCCAAAATCGAGACGCTGCGGTTGGCCAAAAACTATATCTGGGCCCTGTCGGAGATATTGCGCTCTGGAAAAAGGCCCGACCTTGTGTCCTACGTCCAGACGCTGTGCAAGGGACTCTCCCAGCCCACGACAAACCTGGTGGCGGGATGCCTGCAGCTGAACTCCCGTAACTTCCTCACCGAGCAGCAGTGTCAGGACGGGGGAAGGTACGGCTCCGGCTCCTTCTCCATGCATTCCTACCCCTACCAGTGCGCGCGTCTCTCCAGCCCCCACTGCCAGCCGGGCTCGAACTCGCATCCGCTGAGGACGCACGGCTACTGCTCGGCTTACGACTCTCTGTATGGTGGGAGCGGGTCCCCGGAGTATAACAGCCCCGAATATGAGGGGCCCCTCAGCCCGCCCCTGTGCGTCAATGGCAACTTTTCCCTGAAGCACCAAGGCTCAGCGTCCCCCGACAACGAGAAGGGGTACCACTACTCTATGCATTACTCCAGTCTGCCTGGCTCCAGACCCACGGGGCCCCACAACCTGGTGTTTGGCTCCTCGGGGGCCCGGAGCGGCATTCACTCTGAAAACGTCCTGCCTTACCACGACATGCACTTACACCACGAACGGGCCCCTGTGTATGATGAACTGAACGCGTTTTTTCACAATTAA